CATCAACGACGCCCCGGCCCTGGCGGCGGCCGATATCGGCATCGCCATGGGCAGCGGGTCGGACATTGCGCTGGATACTGCCGACGTCGTGTTGATGCGCAGCGAACTGCGCGGGCTGGTGGATGCGATGGACCTGTCGCGCGCCACCCTGGCCAAGGTAAGGCAGAACCTGTTCTTCGCATTCATCTATAACGTGCTGGGCATTCCGCTGGCGGCGGCGGGATGGCTGAATCCCGCCCTTGCCGGCGGCGCGATGGCCATGAGTTCGGTCTCGGTCGTCTCGAACGCGCTGCGGCTCAATCGGTGGAAGCCGGGGTCCGATGCCTTGCGGAGCCGGCCCCGAACATCGAATACTTGAATATTGTCCCGAATATTGACAAGGTCTGCCGGGAACATGAACAGCCGCGCCCGCGCCATCCGGAATGGCCTGCGGCACCGGAAGGATGGGGCAATGGACGCGATTACGCTGAAAATCGGGGGCATGACGTGCGACGGATGCGCCTCGGCGGTCCAGAAAGCGCTGGAACGCACCAACGGCGTGAGCACGGCCAGCGTGTCCATGACCCCCGCCCCGCGCGCCGCAGTTACCTATGATCCGAACCTCGCGACGCCCGCGACCCTGTGCACGGCGGTGCAGGACGCAGGCTACGACGTCACGGTCTAGAAATCATTTTTTCAGGGGCTGATTTAAACGCGGTTCAGTTCAGTCGCACGGCGTAAAGCTCGGGCTTGAACCCGACCGTCAGCGCGCCGTCCACGTCCAGCACCGGCCGCTTGATCATCGACGGTTGCGCCAGCATCAGGTCGATGGCCCGCGCGGCATCCAGGTCGGCCTTGTCCGCGTCGGGCAGATTGCGGAAGGTGGTGCCCGACCGGTTCAGCAGGATTTCCCATCCCACCTGTCGCACCCACCCCTCCAGCACCTCACGCGTGATGCCCTGGCTCTTGTAGTCGTGAAAGACGCAGGCCACGCCGTGCGTCTCCAGCCAGGCGCGGGCCTTCTTCATCGTGTCGCAGGCCTTGATGCCGTAGATCGTAACCGAACGCGCCATATTTCCGTTTTCCACCCCTGCCCAGACGCGCGGCGGCGCGACTATTCGCCATGACGATAAACATGCTTTAATATCAATTCCGAAGCCGTAGCAATCGGATGAAGATCCCAGGAAACTGGACGAAACATGGCAGGGAACACGATGGCATCCAGAAAAACGCATCCCATTTCAGGCCGCATGCCCCAGATGATGCTGGCGCTGTCGCTGGCCGCGACCGGTGCCGCCCTGCCCCGGCATGCCCATGCGCAGGCATCCGCCATCACCGGCAGCCAGGTCACCACCGCCACCGTCGAGACGATCGATTCCGGTTCGGGCGAGGTGCTGCTGCGCGATCGCACCGGCGGCTTCATCACGGTGCGCGTGCCCAAGGACGTGCATAACCTGCCCCACGTGCAGCCGGGGGACCAGATCCATATCCGCTTCTTCCAGACCATCGCCGCCGACATCGCGGCCCCCGGCAGCCCGCCCCCGCAATCGACCGTGACGTCCGCCCACGGGCTGGCGAACCGCCACCCCCACGGCATGATGGTTTCCTACCAGCGGGAGCGCGTGCGCGTACTGGCCGTCGATGCGCCGCACAATGTCGTGACCTTCGTCGATCCGGGCGGGATCACCCGGACCGTCACCGTAAAGGAAAAGCCGATCCAGGCGCTGCTGGCGACGTTGAAGGTGGGTGATTCTGTCGACGTGACCACCGCGGACGCCGTATCATTCGAGGTCATGAACCGCGTGGTCACGCCGTCCACCACCGTGACCGAAGGGGCGGGTCAGACCGCCGGCACGGCGCCGCCCGCCCACCCCTGAACTGGCACCGCGAACCGCTACTACCGGGAAGGAACACAGGATGGCCACCATCAGCCCACTGGCGGGCAAGCCCGTTGCGCCGTCACGCCTGATCGACGTCGCGAAGCTGACTACCGCCTATTACGACCTGAAGCCCGATCCCCGGATCACGGCCCAGCGGGTTACCTTCGGAACGTCGGGCCATCGTGGCTCGCCGCTCCAGACCGGCTTCAACGAGGCCCATATCCTGGCGATCAGCCAGGCGGTCTGCGATTACCGCGCGGCGGCGGGCATCGACGGGCCGCTCTATATCGGCATCGACACCCATGCGGTCTCGAAGCCGGCCCTGGCCTCGGCGCTGGAAGTGTTCGCGGCCAACGGGGTGGACGTCTTCATCGACGCCCAGGACGGCTACACCCCCACGCCGGTGATTTCGCACGCCATCCTGACCTACAACAAGGGACGCACCAGCGGCCTGGCGGATGGCGTCGTCCTGACGCCCTCGCACAACCCGCCGGAAGATGGCGGCTATAAATACAACCCGCCCCATGGCGGACCGGCGGACACGGGCATCACCCGCACCATCGAACGCGCGGCCAACGACTTCCTCGCCTCCGGCCTGGCGGGGGTGCGGCGCATTCCGTACGAACAGGCACTGCGCGCCGCCTGCGTGCATCGGCACGATTACATCACGCCCTACGTCGCGGACCTCGGTTCGGTCCTCGACATGGCGGCGATCCGCGCCTCGGGGGTCAAGATCGGCATCGATCCGCTGGGGGGGGCCGCCGTCGCCTACTGGCAGCCGATCATCGAACGGTACGGCATCGACGCCACCGTGGTCAGCGACGTCGTGGACCCGACCTTCTCGTTCATGACGGCCGACTGGGACGGGCAGATCCGCATGGACTGTTCCTCGCCCTACGCGATGGGCCGGCTGATCGAGGCCGGACGGACGTTCGACGTGGCTTTCGCCAACGATACCGATGCCGACCGGCACGGCATCGTCGCGGGCAGCGACGGGCTGATGAACCCGAACCATTACCTCGCCACCGCCATCGCCTACCTGTTCGCCAACCGGCCGGGCTGGAGCCCCCAGGCGGCGGTGGGCAAGACGGTGGTCAGCAGCAGCATGATCGACCGGGTGGCGGGCAAGCTCGGGCGCCGTCTGGTCGAGGTGCCGGTCGGCTTCAAATGGTTCGTCGACGGGCTGATCGACGGCTCGTTCGGCTTCGCGGGCGAGGAAAGCGCCGGCGCCTCGTTCCTGCGCACGGACGGCACCGCCTGGACGACGGACAAGGACGGCATCATCCTGGGACTGCTGGCCGCCGAAATGACGGCGCGCACCGGGCACAATCCCGGCGTGGCCTATCGCGACCTGACGGCCGAACTGGGCACGCCCTATTATGCCCGGATCGACGCGCCCGCCACAGCCGAGCAGAAATCGCTGCTGAAGTCGCTGTCGGCGGAACAGGTCGGCCTGCAGGACCTGGCGGGCGAGCCCATCCGGGCGACGCTGACCCGCGCCCCCGGCAATGACGCGGACATCGGCGGCCTGAAGATCGTCACGGACAATGGCTGGTTCGCCGCCCGCCCCTCGGGCACCGAGGACGTCTACAAGATCTATGCCGAGAGCTTCGTCAGCGAGGACCATCTGCACCGCATC
This genomic stretch from Gluconacetobacter diazotrophicus PA1 5 harbors:
- the pgm gene encoding phosphoglucomutase (alpha-D-glucose-1,6-bisphosphate-dependent) translates to MATISPLAGKPVAPSRLIDVAKLTTAYYDLKPDPRITAQRVTFGTSGHRGSPLQTGFNEAHILAISQAVCDYRAAAGIDGPLYIGIDTHAVSKPALASALEVFAANGVDVFIDAQDGYTPTPVISHAILTYNKGRTSGLADGVVLTPSHNPPEDGGYKYNPPHGGPADTGITRTIERAANDFLASGLAGVRRIPYEQALRAACVHRHDYITPYVADLGSVLDMAAIRASGVKIGIDPLGGAAVAYWQPIIERYGIDATVVSDVVDPTFSFMTADWDGQIRMDCSSPYAMGRLIEAGRTFDVAFANDTDADRHGIVAGSDGLMNPNHYLATAIAYLFANRPGWSPQAAVGKTVVSSSMIDRVAGKLGRRLVEVPVGFKWFVDGLIDGSFGFAGEESAGASFLRTDGTAWTTDKDGIILGLLAAEMTARTGHNPGVAYRDLTAELGTPYYARIDAPATAEQKSLLKSLSAEQVGLQDLAGEPIRATLTRAPGNDADIGGLKIVTDNGWFAARPSGTEDVYKIYAESFVSEDHLHRIQHEAADAISSLFATQEGSG
- a CDS encoding heavy-metal-associated domain-containing protein, encoding MDAITLKIGGMTCDGCASAVQKALERTNGVSTASVSMTPAPRAAVTYDPNLATPATLCTAVQDAGYDVTV
- a CDS encoding ArsC family reductase; this translates as MARSVTIYGIKACDTMKKARAWLETHGVACVFHDYKSQGITREVLEGWVRQVGWEILLNRSGTTFRNLPDADKADLDAARAIDLMLAQPSMIKRPVLDVDGALTVGFKPELYAVRLN